ACCGAAACTCATATTTGCGGGTTATGACTTTATTGATAGAAAATATATCCAACCTTTTCAAGAAGAATTGCTAACAAAAATACAAAATAGCCTAGATTCTTATAAAAATCGTGAAGGATCTGATGAAGAATACAGTGAATATAATATTTTGAAAAAAACTTTGGAAACAAAAGAATTTATACCTTTATACACAGATTTTGCTGTTTTTGAACTAGATGTTGATTTATCAAATGCTGATAAAACACTAAAAGATTGGATACTAAAAGCTATCAATGCACTTGATCAGTATATAAAGAGAAATAAAGAAAATGAGCTTCCAAATCAAGACAAATCTATTTCTACTTATATGCAAACTGTTGATTATATTACTGCTTCAAGAACAAGTAATTATCAAAATTTAACTAACTCCAAAAATGCTTATATGCTTGGCTATCCTGGAATTGATGGTGGAAAATCTTCACTGGCTTGAAATAATCCAACAGAAAGAAATAATGACACCGAACCAGCTTCTTATTGACGAGCACCTGAAAATAAAAATGCTTTTGCAATTCCAGGCAACGATAATGAACGAAAAATGTTAAATTTTAATTTAAATCCATATCCAAAAGTATTTCACAAAACATTAGGTGATTACTATGGGTATACACAAAATATCAGATTTTCTTCTCTATATTTTGGGGCTTCCGGTTCATTAGTTTATAATGAATTTGGACAAATGGTAGGAATTTATAGTCTTGTGCAATCAAGTGGTGAAAGATGAGATTTATTAAAAAGAGCTTCATTTACTCCTTTTTTACTTTCTAAAGATGTTAAGGACACAGTAAGCAATAAAGTTATTAAAGCATATAATTTAATTGATGGTTCTGATACTCAAAACTCCCCTGCTCAAACACGTTCTTATAGACAAAACTTAAAAGAAATTTATCCTAATGGTTTTGAAAATGGTAATTATAAAACTGCTTTATTTCCCGAAGGATTTAAAGCCATTAATATTCAAAGATAATAAACAAAAAAGAAGCAAAAATGCTTCTTTTTTGTTTATGTTTGATTTAATCTAAAGAAATTATTTGATCAAATTTAGATACAAAGTTTGAATCAAAATGATGTGTTATAAAAAGAATAGTTAAATTTTTATCTGAAAGTAAATTGGAAACAATTTTGTCGAAATTATCTTGGTCTAAATTGGATAATCCTTCATCAATAATTAAAATTTCTTTTGGTTTATACAACGATCTAGCAAGATGAATTTTCTGGGTTTGTCCAGTTGAAAAATTATCTAAGTCACTTTCAATTGTTTTTTCAAGCTCTAAGTTTTGATAGTTGATTTTCTCTAATATTGGAAATATTTCTTCTTTTGGTTGCTGTTCTAAAAGGGTGATATTTTCTAAAGTTGATGCATTAATTAAATCTGAATTATTGTATACATAATTAATATGGTTATTTATAGAATCAGGATTTATTGTTTTTATATCATATTTGTTATTTATTAAAATTTCACCTCCAAATTTCTTCTCAATGCCTAATAAAATCCTTGAAAATGTAGACTTTCCAGACCCATTGGCTCCTTTTAGTAAATATTTTTTACCCTTTTGAATTTCTAAATTTAAATTATTAAATAAAACTCTATCTTCTAATTTATAGTTTAAATTTTTAATACTAATTAAAGAAAAAGTTTCTTCTAAGTCTTGCAATTGATATTCAGAATTTTCTACTTTAAATACAAGATCTTGTTTGAAAGATTTAATATTTCTTCAACTTGCTATTAAATTAGGAAATGAATCAAAAAGTTCTTCTATGTCAGAAAAGAAAGTATCAAAACATAGTTGTACTAAAGCTACCAAAGAAATATTTGCAAATATAATTACTTCATTATCTAAATTCTTATGAGAATCTCAAAGAGAAAATACAACTATTGATATAGTAAATAAAAAAGAAAATAATTTGCTTGTATTCTTATTTACAAAAGAAATAAAATTTGATAACTTGGAATATTTTTTCTCATATTTTAAAAGACTTTGATATCTTATATCTATAACATCTTCTAATTTATTAGTTTTATTTAATACATATAAAGTTGGTAAATTCTTTAAAAAATCACTTAAAGACGAATTAAATTCTGATTGTTTTTTCAATTTTGTTTCTAATAAAGTACTTAATTTTTTGGATAAAAATGATGTATATAAAAAGAAAATTGATAATATTAAAACAGTAACTAAACCTAATTTTCAAGAAAAGGAAAATATAATTCCTAAAGTTATTCCAATAATAGAAATAATTTTGATAATTTTGAACAATTCAGAATAAAAATTAGAAATAATAGTTTCAGCACTATTGTTTATTTGCGAATAGTAATAACCAGGTGATTTTTCATTATAGTCTTTGAATGTTACTTTTAGTAAGAAAGACTGGAATTGCTTAAAAAGCTTCATTTTATGATGAATTAAAAAACCTTTAAAATAAGCAGTATTTATTGTGTCAAAAAATCATAAAATCAATGAAGCTAAAAAGTAAGATATACTTCAAAACAAAAGAAAAAACCAATTTTCGTTGATAATAGAATAAAAAATAAAATAAGGCGAAATAATACTAAAAACTTTAAAAGCAATAGTAAATATTACATTAATTCAGTTTCAAATAATAAATCAAAAATGTTTTGGTGGTTGGTTCATTGCTTTTCCTATAATTAAATAATTTCATCAAATAAATGCTTAATTTCTTCTGGAATATGATGGCTTACGATAAAGACTGTTTTATTTTTCTGAGATAAAAAATCTTTATAAATTTTTAAAACATCATCTTTATATATATTATCAAATGCTTCATCCAAACACATAATATTTAAGTCTTGGTATTCTAATCTCGCAAGTGCAATTTTCTGTTTTTCACCTTCAGATAAAACAGAATTATTTATTTCTTTATTTAAATCTGAAAATTCTAAAATTCTATATTTATTAACCAAAAATTCTAATTTTTCTTTGTCTAAATTCTTATCTCACAAACTTATATTATTCTCTAAAGTATCTTGAAAAATAACATTTTCGTTTGTAAGTAAAGCTATGTTTTTTCTTAAACTTTCATCTGAAATAGTTTTGTATTCTAATTTGTTGTTTATTAGTATTTGACCTTCATAATTAGTGATTAAACCGGAAATTAATTTCAAAAGTGTGGATTTTCCTTTTCCTGAAGGTGATATTATTCCATATTTTTTAGTTGTTAAAAATTCCAGGTTTAAATCTTGAAAAACCTTTTCATCTTCATTGTACTTAAAACTTAAATTTTTAATGGAAATGCTTCTTATTTCTTCATTTAATTCTATTTTTGAAGAAGAATTTCCTTCTTGTGAAGTAATAAAAATTTCTAAATAAGGTGTAAGGGTTTTAAAAATTAAAGTAAAAGAAAAAACTGATGAAATTGAAAAAATAAAACTGGTAGTTAAAGAAAATAAACTAATAAAAGATTCTCAAGGAAATGTTTTAGTATATGTTAGAACTGATAAAGTAATTAATGAACTAAATAAGAAAACTGAAAAAATAATATCCAAAAAATATTGACTGTAATAAAACTGTTTAAGTAATTGAAATTCTTTTGTATATTTATCCAA
This Mycoplasma sp. 1654_15 DNA region includes the following protein-coding sequences:
- a CDS encoding ABC transporter ATP-binding protein; this translates as MNQPPKHFWFIIWNWINVIFTIAFKVFSIISPYFIFYSIINENWFFLLFWSISYFLASLILWFFDTINTAYFKGFLIHHKMKLFKQFQSFLLKVTFKDYNEKSPGYYYSQINNSAETIISNFYSELFKIIKIISIIGITLGIIFSFSWKLGLVTVLILSIFFLYTSFLSKKLSTLLETKLKKQSEFNSSLSDFLKNLPTLYVLNKTNKLEDVIDIRYQSLLKYEKKYSKLSNFISFVNKNTSKLFSFLFTISIVVFSLWDSHKNLDNEVIIFANISLVALVQLCFDTFFSDIEELFDSFPNLIASWRNIKSFKQDLVFKVENSEYQLQDLEETFSLISIKNLNYKLEDRVLFNNLNLEIQKGKKYLLKGANGSGKSTFSRILLGIEKKFGGEILINNKYDIKTINPDSINNHINYVYNNSDLINASTLENITLLEQQPKEEIFPILEKINYQNLELEKTIESDLDNFSTGQTQKIHLARSLYKPKEILIIDEGLSNLDQDNFDKIVSNLLSDKNLTILFITHHFDSNFVSKFDQIISLD
- a CDS encoding ATP-binding cassette domain-containing protein → MKLFSIVRYFINLNKPSNIFIFFLKFLLYSFLNLHLFTYSYLIKFIKNKVEIQNPEFITWICISAVSFVLFFIIELILIFKTNNVLYNTKRKNISFLTNKIAKESYDYILENKTSYISKYNVNLSVAFSINEIIYSILFSSVFNIPITILFLFLTEVNIWIIILHCAIALIISIIILMKFSSVLNKLQEKLEKILSLNAKKQIKFFSLFKLFYFFNKRKIFKTFLKNQVLDKYTKEFQLLKQFYYSQYFLDIIFSVFLFSSLITLSVLTYTKTFPWESFISLFSLTTSFIFSISSVFSFTLIFKTLTPYLEIFITSQEGNSSSKIELNEEIRSISIKNLSFKYNEDEKVFQDLNLEFLTTKKYGIISPSGKGKSTLLKLISGLITNYEGQILINNKLEYKTISDESLRKNIALLTNENVIFQDTLENNISLWDKNLDKEKLEFLVNKYRILEFSDLNKEINNSVLSEGEKQKIALARLEYQDLNIMCLDEAFDNIYKDDVLKIYKDFLSQKNKTVFIVSHHIPEEIKHLFDEII